From the Paenibacillus sp. MMS20-IR301 genome, the window CAGTTAGCGACCGGCTCGGCAATGTGAAGCGTCCGACCCACTGGAATACGAGCCGGGATTATGCCCGGTTCGAGAGTATCGGCCACCAGTGGACCGACTTGTCGGAACGGGGATATGGGGTCAGCTTGCTGAACCACTGTAAGTAAGGCTATGATATCAAACATCACACAATGAGGCTCTCGCTGATCAAATCGGCCGTTCACCAGGATCCGCTGGCTGACAGTCGTTATATCAAAACAAACATGATATGGTAATATGGATGAATGAGTACAATCTGAGGTGGAGAAGAGAAGTCGATGGCTACCATTAATGATGTAGCGGAGAAGGCAGGCGTATCCGTTACCACTGTGTCAAGAGTATTGAATAACCGGGGATATATCAGTGAGAAGACGCGGCGTAAGGTCTACGAGACCATGGAGGAATTGCACTATCAGCCCAATGAGATTGCACGCTCCCTGCTCCGGAAGCAGTCCAACTTAATCGGCTTAATTGTACCGAACGTCTCACATCCTTTTTTTGGCGAGTTCACTGATGTTGTTGAGCATTATGCTTATGAATATGGTTACAAGCTTCTGCTATGTCACTCCCAGCTGGATCCCAATAAAGAGCGGGAATATATAGGCATGATGAAAAGACACCGGGTGGACGGCATTATTATGGGCAGCCATACACTCGAAGTGGATGAATACCGGGAGCTTAATTATCCTATCGTTACAGTCGACCGCCGGATTCATCAGTTTCCTTATGTTGCCTCGGATAACCTCCAGGGAGGGAGGCTGGCGGCGCAGATGCTGATCGGCAAAGGCTGCCGCAGAATAGCCCATATTTGCGGTAACCGCTCCTTGGATATGTTAGCCAATCTCCGGACAACAGGCTTCAAAGAAGAAATTGGTCTGGCGGGCATGGAATCTATCATCTTAGAAACAAATATGGATGTATTCAATCAGGATGAGTACAGGCGCATTGTCTCTGACCTGTTCACTGAGTATCCGGATGTAGACGGAGTCTTTACAACAAGTGACATTATGGCTTCGTATGTAATTAAGCATTGTACGGGATCGGGGAGAAGAATTCCTGAGGACGTCAGGATTGTCGGTTATGATGATGTTGCAGCGGCCGCCTGGATCAGTCCGGGAATCACCACCATCAAGCAGCCGCTGCCCGCTATGGGCAAAAGGGCTGTAGAATTAATCCATAAGCAGATCAACGGGGAGACAATTGAGCAGGCGAACATTTTCCCGGTTGAGCTAATTATAAGAGAGACAACGTAAAGTGAACACCAATAACGGGTTCACTTTACATATTTCATAATATGTCAAAGGATTGACATGTAAAGCGTTTGACATATATAATTTCTTCATATTACAAGATGCCGATAGAGCCTTGGAGGGAAACCATGTTTGAACTGGATGAGAGTGTTGAATTAAGAGAAGCTGATATTGACCTGCTGACAGCAGGCGAACTCCTGATCGATATGATCTCGGCAGAGTTTGACGAAGAGGTTCAAAGCGGAACCTATCAGAGGTTTTTCGGAGGCTCACCCTCCAATATAGCGATGAATGTGAAAAAACTGGGTATCCGCTCCGTTGTAGCTTCAGCAGTGGGCAATGACGGCCTGGGCAATTATCTGATCAGGCATCTGCAGCACGCGGGAATTAGCACGGATTGCATCCAGCAGGTGAGTCAGGCAACAAGCATGGTGGTGCTTACGAAAAGTAAATCTACTCCGGTTCCGATTTTTTACCGGGGAGCAGACTATCAGCTGACGTATACGCGGCAACTCAAGCATGCACTTATGAATTCGAAAATTTTACATTTCTCCAGCTGGCCGGTCTCCAGACTGCATTCACGCGGGACCATCGAACAAGCCATTGCTCAAGCGAAAGAGACGGGGCTGCTGGTATGCTTCGATCCGAACTACCACCCTATGGTATGGGATGAAGGCGGCGACGGAATCCGTTACATACAGGGGCTTATCAGTCAGGCGGATATCATAAAGCCTTCCGAGGATGACGCCGAGAGACTGTTCGGGAAGCAATCGCCGGAGACGCATGTAGAGAACTTTCTGAAGCTGGGCGCTAAGCTGGTGATCCTGACTTTGGGCAAGGACGGTGCGATAGTCTCAAATGGGAGACAAACCGAGCACTTCCCGACAATGGCGAAGGAGATTGCGGATACTACCGGGGCGGGCGATGCGTTCTGGTCCGGGTTATATACAGGCATGGTAAAAGGTTACACGCTGCGCAAAGCGGTACAGGTCGGGCTGGCTACCAGTGCTTACAAGCTTAAATATATCGGGGCTGTAGTCGATTTGCCGGATGCGGAGTCGATTTGCCAAGCATATGAACTCTAGGAGGGTATTTCATTGTCATTAAAAAATCAAGTACAGCTCATCACATATCCGGATTCCTTAGGCGGAAACCTGAAGGCTCTGAATGAAGTTTTATCGCATCAGCTGGCTGGCCTCTTTAAGGGCGGTGTACATATTCTTCCGCCGTTTCCCTCTTCCGGTGACCGGGGCTTTGCGCCATTAACGTATCTGGAGATTGACCCGGCCTTTGGCGACTGGAATGATATGAAGGAAATCGGGAAGAACTTCGATGTACTAGTGGATTTAATGGTGAATCATATTTCACAGAAATCAGAATTTTTTCAGGATTTCCTGGCTAAGGGCAGGGAATCTGCATATGCGGACCTGTTTCTTACCCTGGATAAGCTTTGGCCGGACGGGGAGCCTGTGCAGGCGGATATCGATAAGATGTTCTTACGCCGGCAGTATCCGTATTCCAGATTTCAGATCGGGCAAACCGGAGCAGAAGAGAGGGTCTGGACAACTTTTGGCAAAACAGAGCCTTCAGAGCAGATCGACCTGGACATCAACTCCACAAAGTTCAAACAATTAATGGCGGAATTCTTTCTTAATTTCAAACAGAATAATGTGAAAATTGTGCGGCTGGACGCTGTAGGTTATGTGATTAAAAAGCTGGGCACCAGCTGTTTCTTTGTGGAGCCGGAAATCTATGAATTCATAGACTGGGTCATGGATATGGCGAATTCGCTTGATCTTGAGCTGCTGCCGGAGGTTCATTCCCATTATTCCATTCAATACAAGCTTGCTGAGCACGGCTGCTGGATTTATGACTTCATCCTGCCTTACCGTATTCTGGATACTTTAGTGAACCGCTCAAGTGCAGAGTTGCTGGATTATCTGCGGACCCGTCCGGCCAGACAGTTTACGATGCTTGACTGTCACGACGGCATTCCTGTAAAGCCGGATCTGGATGGCCTGATTGATACAGCTGCTGCCCGTAAACTCGTAGATACCTGCCTGGACCGGGGCTCCAATCTAAGCCTGATTTTATCGGATGAGCATAAAGATGAGGATGGCTTTGATGTTCATCAAATCCGGTGTACGTACTACTCCGTACTGGACTGTGATGATAATGCCTATCTGGCGGCAAGAGCGGTTCAGTTCTTTGCTCCGGGCATTCCGCAGGTATATTATGTCGGCCTGCTGGCCGGAGAGAACGATGCTGAGCAAGTTAAGCTTACAGGCGAAGGCCGTGAAATTAACCGCCACAATTATACTCTGGATGAAATCGGGCAGGCATTGCACAAGGAACCCGTGCAGCGCCTGATGAAACTGATCCGTTTCCGGAATGACTATGAAGCGTTCAATGGGGCATTTGTTGTTCAGGCATCTGCTGACAATGAAATCCGCTTGCGCTGGGAGAAGGAAGGGAAGTATTGTGAGCTCTTTATTGATCTGGGGACTATGCGGCCGGTTATAAGCTATTTAGATGATAATGGTGCTATGGCTGAATATGTTGTGTAGCAACGGACATATTTTGCTATACAACCAGGGAATGCTCTCCTAGAAAACGGATGAATTCCCGCATGCATTTGCTGATGTAGCGCTCCTTATTCCAGATCAGAACGACGTTCCACGGAATGGACGGATTGCGCAGCGGCAGAATGCGCACATTCTGGTTGGATACCTTCTCGCATAGCGGCTCCGGCAGGAAGGCAATGCCTAAGTTAGCGGATACCAGCTCTACAAGCAGGTCCCATTGAGCGCTTTCATAAGCAATGTTGGCCTCGAACCCGGCGCTGATGCAGGCATCAATAATATGCTGCCGCATGGCGAAGCCTTTGGCGAACAGGATCAGCGGCTCTTCCCGGAGATCGGTCAGGGCGGCTTCACTGCTGGAGGCCAGCGGATGTGACTTATGGACAACAATTGCCAGATTCTCACGGACAAAGGGCTTGATGCCGAAGCTGCCTTCACGGACGGGAAGCAGAACGGCACCCAGATCAATACTGCCCTCCAGCACCATATTCTCAACATTCTTCGAGCCCTGTTCATTCAGCTCGAAGGAGATGTTGGGATATTTTTTTTGGAACGGCGTTACGATCTTAGGAACAAATACGGAGCTGATCACCGGAGGCAGCCCGATCTTGATGGTGCCTGCCTTGAGATTGCTGATATCATCGAGCGTCATATGCAAATTGTCCACCGCGTTAATAATCAGCTTAATCTGCTCCATTGCCGCCATACCGGCATCGGTCAGCCGGACATATTTGCCCGAACGGTCAAACAGCATAACCCCCAGCTCATCCTCCAGGCTCTTGACCATCTTGCTTAGCGTCGGCTGGGTCAGGTGGAGCTTCTCCGCCGCCTTCGTAATATTATGCAAATTGGCCACTTCCAGCACATATCTAAGATTCCGTACATCCAAAAGAAAGCGCCTCCAATCTATGATATATTTGCATGGTTCGCATGCGATGTCTGAATTTTACCCCCTAAAAAGCGCGTTGTACACTATATACATAAAGTCATCAGCATCACTTTTGTCAATGGGCTGCAGAAAAAACAGGAGGGGTTTTGGTATGGACAAAGTAACGACGCATGCTGAAATAGGCGATTTATTTCATGACGGAATGACCATTATGGTAGGCGGTTTCATGGGAACCGGAGCACCCGAAGGCTTGGTCCGCATCCTGATGGACCGGGATATCAAAGACATTACGCTGATCTCCAGCGACACGGCTCTGATGGATACGGGAGTGGGACCGCTGGTCCTCAGCCGGCGGCTGAAGAAGGTTATCGCTTCACACATCGGAACCAATCCGGAGACGGGCAGACAGATGCTTGCCGGAGAGCTGGCGGTGGAGCTGGTCCCGCAGGGGACGCTGGCAGAGCGGGTACGTGCAGGCGGTGCGGGGCTGGGCGGCATTCTGACACCAACAGGAACAGGCACAATGGTAGCTGAGAACAAGCAGACCTTAACCATTGAGGGCAGAGAATATCTGGTGGAACTGCCGCTGCGTGCCGATGTTGCACTGCTGAAGGCGCATAAAGCGGATAAGTCCGGCAATCTGGTCTACCGCAATTCGGCACGCAATTTCAATCCGCTGATGGCGCTGGCCGCCGATCTGGTTATAGTGCAAGTTGATGAAATTGTGGAAACCGGGGAGCTAGACCCTAATATTGTCGTCACACCGGGTGTTCTGGTCGATAAAATTATCTGCTACGTGGAGGGCGAATAACATGGATACGAAAGAGCTGATCGCACGCCGGGCAGCGGCAGAGCTGCATGACGGGGACGTAGTCAATCTGGGCATCGGGCTGCCGACACTGATTCCGAATTATCTGCCTGCAGGCGTCAACATTATTTTGCAGTCAGAGAACGGCTATATCGGACTCGGTCCGGTGGGAGACACTATCCTCCCTGATCTGGTCAACGCAGGCGGCAAGCCGGCCCATATATTGCCTGGCGGCTCATTCTTCGACAGTGCGACTTCGTTTGCGCTGATCCGCGGCGGGCATGTGGATGTGACCATTCTTGGCGGGCTCGAGGTGGATGAACACGGCAATCTGGCTAACTGGATGGTCCCAGGTAAAATGGTGCCCGGTATGGGCGGCGCGATGGACCTGGTTACAGGTGCCAAGAAAGTGATTGTCGCGATGGAGCATACTTCCAAAAACGGCGCTCCCAAAATCGTAAGCGACTGTACCCTTCCGCTTACAGCACGCGGTGCTGTAGCGATGATCATTACGGAACTGGCTGTATTCCGCTTCACCCCGCAGGGATTAGTGCTGGAAGAGTTAGCACCAGGTACAGATTTGCAAACGGTTACAGACAAGACGGGCGCAGCGTTTACAGTTTCGGAGCACTTGTCGGCAATGAAAAATATTCCTGCAGATGAGGTGTTATCATGAGCAGAGCCCAAGAGATTGTCATTGTCAGTGCAGTACGGACGGCACTGGGTTCTTTTGGCGGAAGTCTGGCAGGCATTCCAGCAGTTGAGCTGGGGGCACTGGTTATTAAGGAAGCACTGCAGCGGGCGGGTGTTACTCCGGCACAGGTAGACGAAGTAATTATGGGGAACGTACTGCAGGCAGGTCTGGGCCAGAACCCGGCGCGTCAGGCGGCGCTGAAAGCAGGCATTCCAGTTGAAGCCTCCAGCCTGACAATTAACAAGGTATGCGGTTCGGGCATGAAGGCAGTTCATCTGGCGGCGCAAAGTATAATAGCTGGGGACAGCGAAATTATCGTAGCCGGCGGAATGGAGAATATGTCGAAGGCGCCTTATGTGCTGGATCAGGCCCGCTACGGCTACCGGATGGGCAACGGTACGCTGATTGATACGATGGTAAGTGACGGTTTGACTTGCGCATTGGGTAACTACCACATGGGCATTACCGCCGAGAACATCTCCGAGCAATTCGGCATTAGCCGGGAGATGCAGGATGCGCTGGCAGCGTCCAGCCAGGAGAAGGCCGTACGCGCTATTGAATCTGGCAGCTTCAAGGAAGAAATTGTGCCTGTAGTGATACCGCAGCGTAAAGGCGATCCTATCATCTTCGATACTGACGAGTTTCCGCGTAAAGGTACAACGGCCGATAAGCTGGCAGGCCTGCGTCCGGCCTTTAAGAAGGACGGAAGTGTAACTGCCGGGAATGCCTCCGGGATTAATGACGGGGCTGCAGCCATGGTCATTATGACGGCAGAGAAAGCGGAGGAGCTTGGTTTGAAACCCCTGGCCCGAATTCTGTCTTACGCGTCAGGTGGCGTGGATCCTTCAATCATGGGCATGGGGCCGGTTCCGGCGACCAGGAAAGCGCTGCAGCGCAGCGGACTGACGATCGGTGACATTGATCTGATTGAGGCGAATGAAGCATTCGCCGCGCAGATGCTGGCTGTCGGCCAGGCACTGGACTTCCCGGAAGAGAAGGTCAACGTGAACGGCGGAGCCATCGCCCTGGGTCATCCGATCGGTGCCAGCGGGGCAAGAATTCTCGTAACACTGATTCATGCATTGAAACAGCAGGGTGCCCGGACCGGACTGGCTACGCTGTGCATCGGCGGCGGCCATGGGGTAACGACGATAATTGAAGTGATCTAGAATAGTGAATGAAGATAGGCTGCAGGCATCCGTGCACCGGCATTATTGGCAACATAATCATAGTATTTGTGAAAATCAGAACAAAGTTTAGGTGAGCAAAGCTCCTGTAATAGGGCTTTGCTCTTTTTTTGCTTTTTTGTTTGGAGTTTGATACAGCTGATAATTGCGTTATTGCACAGAAATCTCAAACTTCGTTCCGGTATCCCCGGCGAATACAATCGATCCTCCGGCAGGCAGCTTAACCTGATCCTTGTCTCCGATGACACTGAAGTAGATGCAGGTTCCCTCTAAATTATAAATTGCGAAGGAGGCGTTCGGGGACATGCTTACCTTAATGGTCTTGCCCCAGTCTTTGTCGCTTATCGTATACCACCTGGCATAGCCGTCCTGCTGAATCGTAACGGTAGACTTCTTAGCGATGTGTATAGGCTTCATGGCGTCCTCGTTCACTAAGGTGAAACCGCCCGTTTTCAGATATTCAACGCCGTCTTGTGTAAAGAATGTAAGACTGGCGAGATCCCGGCCGCTATTTCCCGGGATTTGCAATTCGGAGACGGCTGAATCCGGGCCGGTTATCCGTTTGTCGAGCACATACCCCGGCAATTGTTCCGACAGATTCAATTGGGTGGGAGGCAACAATAAATAAATGAGTGAAGTGAATTTCTCATTTACTGGATAATACTTCTTGCCGTCACGCTGCATCCATGCTTCCATGGTCTGCGCCGGGAGATTCTGGGGCTGGAGCTTCTCGGCGTTGTACATAGATACTGCCAGCTGACCAAGACCTGGTGCTACTGCGTATTGACGAATCCATTCGTAGGTGCGGCCATTATCCTCCGTCACGAAGCTGATCAGCGTATTTCCATCTGGACTATGAAACATACCGTCCGCTGAATATTGGTAGAACTGGACTGGATTTTCGGAGGAGTGCTCAGGAGTGATGGACATGCCCCCATCTTCGGCAATATCGATGTTCATCGTTGTACCGGTTGCACCATAGATACCCGAATACTGCAGCAGGGACTCCGGCATATCAGCCTTAACCGGTGCGCCGTATGACTTTTCAGGCTTGAATTCAGCAATGACTCCTTTCTCCTTCAGCGCCTGAAGTAAGATTTCGGTCGCCAGAAGCTGATCGTATGTGCTGGCCCCGCCGGAAGAGATAACAGCTGCCGCCATCTCCTGTTCGGGAAGCACAACGAGCGACGCGTGATAGAGAGGCGTATCTCCGCCTTTGGTCAGCGCCTTCATCCCGTATTCGCTGAAGGGATACAGATTAACGCCGTCCCAGCCGAGACCGAAATCGATTGAATTGTCTGCATCGTCTGGCCAGAGCGGCGTTTTGTACTCAGCTTGCGCCATGGCCTCAGCCGATTTGCCGGATAAGACCTCTTCCGCTTCTCCCGTGAAAATTTGCGAGAACCTGGCCAAATCTTCCGCGGTGGAATAAATGCCTCCCGTTCCGATAACGTTCACTGCCTCGGTTGGAAGTTGTCCTGTATAGGTAGGATAATAGAGCCCCGCCATCTTCACTGTGTCCGGAGAATCGAGAGGTGTTTTCGTACCGTTCATACCCAGAGGTTCTGTAATATAACGGTGGATATAAGAGGTGAAGTCCATACCGCTGACCTGCTCGACCAGAATCTCGGCCAGCGTAAATCCGTCATTGCAATACACAGAATAAGCTCCCGGATCCGCCTTCAGGGTCTGACCAGCCAGCTGTTTCAGCAGTGTGTCGTGGGCGTATGTATCGTTGTCTTTGAATAATTTGGCGTTCATTAACGAGGAGCCGTTCAGCCCGGAGGAATGATTCAGCAGCATGCGCGGCGTAATCTGCCTGAAACGTTCATCCTTCATCGTAAACTCCGTAATATACTGGACGATGGGTGTATCGAGATTGATTTTCCCTTGCTCGACCAGCTGCATAACGGCAACTGTGGTGAACATTTTACTAATAGAGCCGATCCCATACATCGTGTCTTTCGTGAGCGGTTTCACTCCATGCTCATCATTCTTGCCGGCTTCGCCGGATATAGTGATGTTGCCGTGATCGATAAGGGCGTATTGCACGCTGTTCGTACCGTAAGGTTTCGTGAGGAGTGTATCTGCTTTCTGCTGTGCAGCTTTCGTGGTTACGTCATAGGTGATCACAGTCTTGGTAGAAGATGAGTCTGCTTCCGCCGTTGACACGGTTGCCGGAACTGCATTTGACTCGGTTACCTCAGCAGTATTAGGAGCGTCTGCTATGTTCTGCATCTGAACCACAGGTACATTGTCGTCGCAGGCGGTTAACAGCAGCAGCAGACATAAAGACAGCGTAATTACGATTTTCCAGCGGATTCTGATCATTTGAACTCCCCTTCACTGTAATTCTTTATTTATCTCAATAATGGAAAAGCAAGAATAGTATCGAGTACCGGAACAGTTATGATCGCGGCGGCTATAATTTTACTGCGCGGGTTGGCCAAATTGACTGTCCAGCCGAAACCGCGATTGTTCGGGACGATGAGTGCCGGATCTTCAGGATTCACGTAGATACTGCCAAGCCACTTCCAGTGCCTCTCCTCCAGTGAAGGTATATCCCTTAGCTGATCAATACCTTTGATTCGCATGTAAAGGATAACACCGGTTAGGGCGACTAGGAGGGCTATGCAGAGCGACATCCCGGAGAGGAAGAGCAGATTCCCTTTCCAGCGGTACAATGCGCTGGCTTGTGCGACCCCATAGAATACAACCATCAGGAATGAGGTGCCCCAAGCCAGAAGCGAATGGATCTTCTTATGCTGCAGCTGTTTTTGCAGCGAGCCTTTCCGGTCATGAGGGTCGAGTGATGTTCTAGCCCGGCTGATCAGCAGATGATAGCAGACGAACACAGTGATATTCAGCGCTTGCGTAATGTTCAGCATGAACACGGTC encodes:
- a CDS encoding LacI family DNA-binding transcriptional regulator translates to MATINDVAEKAGVSVTTVSRVLNNRGYISEKTRRKVYETMEELHYQPNEIARSLLRKQSNLIGLIVPNVSHPFFGEFTDVVEHYAYEYGYKLLLCHSQLDPNKEREYIGMMKRHRVDGIIMGSHTLEVDEYRELNYPIVTVDRRIHQFPYVASDNLQGGRLAAQMLIGKGCRRIAHICGNRSLDMLANLRTTGFKEEIGLAGMESIILETNMDVFNQDEYRRIVSDLFTEYPDVDGVFTTSDIMASYVIKHCTGSGRRIPEDVRIVGYDDVAAAAWISPGITTIKQPLPAMGKRAVELIHKQINGETIEQANIFPVELIIRETT
- a CDS encoding sugar kinase codes for the protein MFELDESVELREADIDLLTAGELLIDMISAEFDEEVQSGTYQRFFGGSPSNIAMNVKKLGIRSVVASAVGNDGLGNYLIRHLQHAGISTDCIQQVSQATSMVVLTKSKSTPVPIFYRGADYQLTYTRQLKHALMNSKILHFSSWPVSRLHSRGTIEQAIAQAKETGLLVCFDPNYHPMVWDEGGDGIRYIQGLISQADIIKPSEDDAERLFGKQSPETHVENFLKLGAKLVILTLGKDGAIVSNGRQTEHFPTMAKEIADTTGAGDAFWSGLYTGMVKGYTLRKAVQVGLATSAYKLKYIGAVVDLPDAESICQAYEL
- the gtfA gene encoding sucrose phosphorylase — its product is MSLKNQVQLITYPDSLGGNLKALNEVLSHQLAGLFKGGVHILPPFPSSGDRGFAPLTYLEIDPAFGDWNDMKEIGKNFDVLVDLMVNHISQKSEFFQDFLAKGRESAYADLFLTLDKLWPDGEPVQADIDKMFLRRQYPYSRFQIGQTGAEERVWTTFGKTEPSEQIDLDINSTKFKQLMAEFFLNFKQNNVKIVRLDAVGYVIKKLGTSCFFVEPEIYEFIDWVMDMANSLDLELLPEVHSHYSIQYKLAEHGCWIYDFILPYRILDTLVNRSSAELLDYLRTRPARQFTMLDCHDGIPVKPDLDGLIDTAAARKLVDTCLDRGSNLSLILSDEHKDEDGFDVHQIRCTYYSVLDCDDNAYLAARAVQFFAPGIPQVYYVGLLAGENDAEQVKLTGEGREINRHNYTLDEIGQALHKEPVQRLMKLIRFRNDYEAFNGAFVVQASADNEIRLRWEKEGKYCELFIDLGTMRPVISYLDDNGAMAEYVV
- a CDS encoding LysR family transcriptional regulator is translated as MDVRNLRYVLEVANLHNITKAAEKLHLTQPTLSKMVKSLEDELGVMLFDRSGKYVRLTDAGMAAMEQIKLIINAVDNLHMTLDDISNLKAGTIKIGLPPVISSVFVPKIVTPFQKKYPNISFELNEQGSKNVENMVLEGSIDLGAVLLPVREGSFGIKPFVRENLAIVVHKSHPLASSSEAALTDLREEPLILFAKGFAMRQHIIDACISAGFEANIAYESAQWDLLVELVSANLGIAFLPEPLCEKVSNQNVRILPLRNPSIPWNVVLIWNKERYISKCMREFIRFLGEHSLVV
- the atoD gene encoding acetate CoA-transferase subunit alpha, producing the protein MDKVTTHAEIGDLFHDGMTIMVGGFMGTGAPEGLVRILMDRDIKDITLISSDTALMDTGVGPLVLSRRLKKVIASHIGTNPETGRQMLAGELAVELVPQGTLAERVRAGGAGLGGILTPTGTGTMVAENKQTLTIEGREYLVELPLRADVALLKAHKADKSGNLVYRNSARNFNPLMALAADLVIVQVDEIVETGELDPNIVVTPGVLVDKIICYVEGE
- a CDS encoding 3-oxoacid CoA-transferase subunit B, whose protein sequence is MDTKELIARRAAAELHDGDVVNLGIGLPTLIPNYLPAGVNIILQSENGYIGLGPVGDTILPDLVNAGGKPAHILPGGSFFDSATSFALIRGGHVDVTILGGLEVDEHGNLANWMVPGKMVPGMGGAMDLVTGAKKVIVAMEHTSKNGAPKIVSDCTLPLTARGAVAMIITELAVFRFTPQGLVLEELAPGTDLQTVTDKTGAAFTVSEHLSAMKNIPADEVLS
- a CDS encoding acetyl-CoA C-acetyltransferase, which codes for MSRAQEIVIVSAVRTALGSFGGSLAGIPAVELGALVIKEALQRAGVTPAQVDEVIMGNVLQAGLGQNPARQAALKAGIPVEASSLTINKVCGSGMKAVHLAAQSIIAGDSEIIVAGGMENMSKAPYVLDQARYGYRMGNGTLIDTMVSDGLTCALGNYHMGITAENISEQFGISREMQDALAASSQEKAVRAIESGSFKEEIVPVVIPQRKGDPIIFDTDEFPRKGTTADKLAGLRPAFKKDGSVTAGNASGINDGAAAMVIMTAEKAEELGLKPLARILSYASGGVDPSIMGMGPVPATRKALQRSGLTIGDIDLIEANEAFAAQMLAVGQALDFPEEKVNVNGGAIALGHPIGASGARILVTLIHALKQQGARTGLATLCIGGGHGVTTIIEVI
- a CDS encoding serine hydrolase domain-containing protein; translation: MIRIRWKIVITLSLCLLLLLTACDDNVPVVQMQNIADAPNTAEVTESNAVPATVSTAEADSSSTKTVITYDVTTKAAQQKADTLLTKPYGTNSVQYALIDHGNITISGEAGKNDEHGVKPLTKDTMYGIGSISKMFTTVAVMQLVEQGKINLDTPIVQYITEFTMKDERFRQITPRMLLNHSSGLNGSSLMNAKLFKDNDTYAHDTLLKQLAGQTLKADPGAYSVYCNDGFTLAEILVEQVSGMDFTSYIHRYITEPLGMNGTKTPLDSPDTVKMAGLYYPTYTGQLPTEAVNVIGTGGIYSTAEDLARFSQIFTGEAEEVLSGKSAEAMAQAEYKTPLWPDDADNSIDFGLGWDGVNLYPFSEYGMKALTKGGDTPLYHASLVVLPEQEMAAAVISSGGASTYDQLLATEILLQALKEKGVIAEFKPEKSYGAPVKADMPESLLQYSGIYGATGTTMNIDIAEDGGMSITPEHSSENPVQFYQYSADGMFHSPDGNTLISFVTEDNGRTYEWIRQYAVAPGLGQLAVSMYNAEKLQPQNLPAQTMEAWMQRDGKKYYPVNEKFTSLIYLLLPPTQLNLSEQLPGYVLDKRITGPDSAVSELQIPGNSGRDLASLTFFTQDGVEYLKTGGFTLVNEDAMKPIHIAKKSTVTIQQDGYARWYTISDKDWGKTIKVSMSPNASFAIYNLEGTCIYFSVIGDKDQVKLPAGGSIVFAGDTGTKFEISVQ
- a CDS encoding DUF5808 domain-containing protein, which gives rise to MVEEPAIIIFSSYLILALMLSLRVYLGLRTVLFGIVLPEDALKDPSVRAIRRNYALLTAGLAAVIGGACLSWLRHQPARALLIWTASLLLIIAASFFTVWLSRRSVQRLKTARGWQVVRQTKRAASLAAGRNHRPGLSFWWYSANAGVMAICTFCAIMRWDQIPHVLHLGMITFYKTWWTVFMLNITQALNITVFVCYHLLISRARTSLDPHDRKGSLQKQLQHKKIHSLLAWGTSFLMVVFYGVAQASALYRWKGNLLFLSGMSLCIALLVALTGVILYMRIKGIDQLRDIPSLEERHWKWLGSIYVNPEDPALIVPNNRGFGWTVNLANPRSKIIAAAIITVPVLDTILAFPLLR